From Primulina huaijiensis isolate GDHJ02 chromosome 15, ASM1229523v2, whole genome shotgun sequence, one genomic window encodes:
- the LOC140958656 gene encoding uncharacterized protein produces MKGDKMAKRSSFGNMMRRGLSDISNSLPQPKSPVIPDKLPSDAASASEYIDILVKEKMGLIRLIQEKNKILELSGVELQNLKSCLQKMQLQNWNLAQANSQMLAELNLGKDKIKALQHELLCKDALLKTKNLELAGHLETIPRKNELQESKMVVVENGFNKDSELCNANRRRSSRSLSLGSSAAVSTQYAEKEGVANKRRRLRRQSASSRIQNQEPSENLFEIDDGKFPISLPSNSPTHILRSSSSSAKKDVISDDGNESRRSLFERPSRRAAEKVQSYKEIPLNVKMRRSE; encoded by the exons ATGAAAGGGGATAAAATGGCGAAAAGATcttcttttggaaatatgatgAGACGGGGGCTTTCAGATATCAGTAATTCTCTGCCACAGCCTAAATCTCCGGTAATCCCTGATAAATTGCCTTCCGATGCAGCTTCCGCTAGTGAATACATAGACATTCTTGTAAAG GAAAAAATGGGCTTGATCAGGCTTATTCAAGAAAAAAA TAAAATTTTAGAGTTGAGCGGGGTTGAGCTGCAGAATTTAAAGTCATGTCTTCAGAAGATGCAGCTGCAGAATTGGAATCTTGCTCAAGCAAACAGTCAAATGTTAGCG GAACTTAATTTGGGCAAAGACAAG ATAAAAGCATTACAGCATGAGCTTTTGTGTAAGGATGCACTTCTTAAGACGAAGAATTTAGAATTAGCG GGGCATTTAGAAACGATTCCTCGAAAGAATGAGTTGCAG GAATCAAAGATGGTCGTTGTAGAAAACGGATTTAACAAGGATAGTGAACTATGCAATGCCAACAGGAGGCGTTCTTCAAGAAGTCTAT CTTTGGGCAGTTCTGCAGCAGTATCCACACAATATGCTGAAAAAGAGGGGGTAGCAAACAAAAG GCGTCGTCTGAGGAGACAATCTGCTAGTTCAAGAATTCAAAACCAAGAACCATCTGAGAATCTgtttgagattgatgatggcaaGTTTCCAATATCTCTGCCATCAAATTCTCCAACACATATTCTCCGATCGTCCTCTTCTTCTGCCAAAAAAGATGTGATTAGTGATGATGGCAATGAATCAAGAAGATCATTGTTTGAGAGACCTTCGCGTAGAGCTGCTGAAAAGGTTCAATCCTACAAGGAAATCCCTCTCAATGTCAAGATGAGGAGATCAGAATGA